The DNA window AAGATGGCCAAAATAGAACTCCATTCGGTGTTGAGAATCGGTACCACGTGGCCCCAGGGCCATCGCGTCACCGCTGCGTCCCTCAAGCTGCACAAAATGGACGCGCGGCCGTTCCCCCACCGGCCAGAAGAGGAAGCCGCCCCACCCGCACGTCCAAATCCGCCTCTGGACGCCCGGCCCCGCCCACGCCCCCCGTGACTCAcgcggcggccgccgccgccgccctaCCACGCCGCCATCTTGGCTGCTGCCACGTTTCGCGGGGCACCAGGCGGAAGCCGGCGGGTTCGGCGGCCGGGGCTGCCGGGGTCTCCCGACCCAGGGCGCCGGCGTTTTGGGGACACCCAAGCAGAGGCCACGCGTTCCAGGCGCTCGTAAAACCGCTCCCGCCTCCGCGAAGCCGCCCAGCCGCCGGCCACTCCCAAGCAGGGAGAAACCCCTCACCGACCCAGGGGTGCACGGCCAGAGCAGCGCAGGTCCAGTACTTACGCCATGGCTTAAGCCGCTGGGGGGTGCCGCTGCAGAGCCTGgtgctgctgccgccgctgcaAAAGCCAATGCTGCCGCAGGCACTGCTGCCTCTAATACGCCATGGTGGCCGCGGCCGCTGCGGGAGCGGAGAAAAAAGGGCGCGCACTCGCACGAAGAAACCACATATacagacagaaggagaaaaaatggcGGCGAGACGCCGAGCGCGGGTCCTTTATAAACTCTGCCCCTATGAGGACGCATCACAGACCATATCCTTCCGCCTCGGTCACGTGACTCGCGCCTCCCACCCACGCCCTATCGTTTCCAATCTCCGACTTTTAAGTCTAGGGCGTAGCTGTGAAGAGAGaatgaattgtttttatttacGGCCTCAAGAAAAAGACGCACTACTTTACAAGGCTTTTAAGATAAAAGGGTCACTCCCGTCCGCCGCGGGGAGCGCGGAGGGATCCTTCACACTCATTTCCGGCGTTAGGCCGAAGGGCGGAGAGAGAAGTCTTTCATCCAAGAAATGGTTTTTACTGTGAAGTACGAGGTCTCCTAGTTCTCGCGCGATATGCTGGAGGAGAGCGCGCATCAAGATGATTGGTCAGACGTGGTGAGTCATATATATCTCGAGTTTCTATTGGCTCAGGCCGCTGATATGCGCGGGAAGGGGCGGAGCGGCCGACGGTTCCAGCCGTCTGGTTCCGCGGTTTGCTCGGTTTTCTCTGTGACGCCGCTTTGCAGTGGCTTCCTCAGATCTGCCCACCCGCAGCCGGTCAGGATTGCCCCAGGCAGCCCGAGCCCAGTGCGTCCCAAATACGGGCGTTAGGCCCCGCCCCTTGCATTCCTTTCTGCCGTACTCAGTGAAGCTCTAAACTAGCGACCAGGTTCAGGCCCAAAGATGAAACTAGGCAAAAGGAAATGTCATTTCGTGTGCGTTTTCACACGCAAACACTTGCAAAATACTGAGGACGTGCAAGCCCTTCAGTAGTTGAAAGGGGAGGGCTGATGACCTCAGTCGAGATCACCCGATCTATGCGCACCTACCATCAAAGGCGAGTCGGGGAAATGCGTAATCCTATAGTCTATCGTATTTTTACATATCCGTTTAGCTAAATATAAGTTTGCTATTTTATTGAAGAATGCAGCCTATCACAGGGGAACTTCTTTCAGTTTATGTAGTTTCAGTTCCTCTAAGAAGAGAGATTTTATTCACCTGCTATCTCTCACTCTAGGGTAGTTTCAGTTAGCTCCCAACGCTGTATAACTCCCAGGCATAACCGCTTCCCAGCAAGTCCTCCTAATGCCCAATTGCCGGAGTTTTGTGTGTTCGGAGGCCGCAGTCCAGGTCAGGCCAACAACTTGCTCTCTCTACTGGGGAACTGTTAAGAGCAACAAGaaagccctcccccaccctccagccctcTCGTCAGGCACTGCAGGGGCGGAAACCTTGAGTTTCTGCTTCCATTCCTTTCAGTAAGCCCtacaaatattatttctgagGACTGATGTCAAACATTTGGGAAGGACTGTCCTACATTACTGACCACTCATTGACTTGATTCAGTCTAGCCCAGCAATTTTACAGTGGTAAGCTGAGGACTAAAGGGATGAAGGGTCTTGCCCAGTGAAGGCAGTATGGGGTAGGAGTTAGAAGAGAGTTTAGGGGCAAACCCCCCAAACTTGGCTCTTCCATTTATTAGCAGAGACATTTTGGTTGAGTGACTTATCCTcgctgagtctcagtttcctgagcTGTAAAATGAAGCTGATGGTGAGTATCCTTGCCCTTAGAATGAAGATAATATAAGAGGCACTGAGCTTAGCGCCTGGTATCTGATAAGTGCTGGATAAATGGTTGCTGTTACTACTATTATTAGAACTCAGGTCTCAGACACACCTCCCAAGGCCCCTCCCCATCTTCATTACATCGTCCTGCTTCCTCAGAGGACTATTATTAACTGAAATCAACAACTATAAACAACTGGTATATGCAAAGCATACTGGATGCTTGATGTGGTTTTCTCCCTTGGGGAATCACGAGTATCTAGATATATATAAAGCATCTAGTCTTTCAGTGCAAAGGCAGTAAGAATCCCTGAGCTACTACTCAAATCTTAAAAAGGACCCTCGGGGCATGTCCTCCTTGGCTGTCAGATGACCATGCAGATGGCTGAGAATTAAAAGTAATGCTGCCCCAGGTTGACACTGCAGATGGGTGGGAGAATGACTCCAGTGGCACCTTTGTCCCATCCTTTCTATTATGGTGACCCAGATCAGGCACTTCAAAGGTTCTCCTAGCTGCAAATGGAGAACCAGTCCCACTCCTGTAGGAAAATGTTTCATACCACACACACAGTCAAAGCTGTTGGAAAGGagactttaattttcttcttcccatGCTGTGGAAGGACAGCATGTTCCCCAGCTTTATTTCCTCCCTCAAGGAGAAAAAGGACAGTAGTTTTCTGGGTCTCAGGGCTAAGCTGCTTCTATATGGACCTAGCCAGGACAGGACAGAAAGACTGGTGACTGATTCCAAATCTATCAGCTAAACACATCAACTGCTTATTGAAGGGCAAGCAAGTGACTGGAAGGCAGGTTGTGGACTTGGCCTCAGGGGCCAAGCACAGAGAGCATAATGTGATCAGAATGAAAAGGTAAAACACCACGCTATATGCAGTTAACCCCAGAACTCACATCTCTGGTATTTTGGCCGCTTAGAATCAGCTAAGCGTATCTACAATGGCTACAGCCTCACAGCTCTAGTCCTAAGTCCTCTTTGGCCTTGAGCTTCAGCACGAAGAGCAGGGTTCTCACAAATCCTGTGAGAGTAGAAGTTCTCAGCCAGGGTCATAGTGTGTGCCACGGCAGAACCTCTGGACACATGCAGGGATCCCAGCCCCCCTGGCACCTCTCCAGGACCTTTTGATCCTGAAGCTGATTCCTTGTCAAAACCATTTGAGCTCTCAACTTGAGTGGAGAAGGGGGCAAAATCAGCTAATCTGGAGTGTGAACAGGACCACCAAAGGCTGAGCCTAGGAGGAAAGACTGTAGGCCTCACAACAGTTTTTCCAAACATGagcttcaattattttatttgaaaaaaaaaagtcacaaccaagcatataaagaaaaatactgttgTCCTGAACTCACGTTTTAGGAAGGTGCaacagggaaaagcaaattaCACTTTGGAATTGATTGGGTTTTCAAGATGATGAGTCTTTCTTCAAGCATGAGGCTAACTATGTGCTTTGCTAACCTAGATGGTGCAAAAAAACTTCCAGATGCACAAGTAGGAGCAGATGCTGTTAGTTCAGGCAAACGTGGGAGTTACTGAGTAGAAAGGCAGAACAGCAGGAAAAGGCCCTACATCTTTccccaaagattaaaaaaaaaatgtgtgtgtgtgttggggcggGGGCATTCCCTCCTCCAACCAAGAATCTCAAAGCACTGGACTGTCGTCCAGGTATTACGATGAGACTTGCCCCATCTCAGTCAGCAAACCCACCAGGACCTGAGCCAAGGATTCCCACCGCTTCTAGTTCTGAGGACTTCTAAGAGGTTCTTGCTTGTGAAATGGCAGTtatgggtttttggttttgtgaaACATAGGTAAGAGACAGAGCTGCCCTTAGAAAGATGCTCTTTAAGAGGAGATAAACTCAAATCACCATTACACTTGGCTTTGATAATCTGGGATTTgatctttaaaatcttttcttttttgagctCTCCTTCCAATGTTTTATATGGAATTTGGTCAGACTCAGCTTGGGAAAATTACAGGTTTTATAATATTCACATTGGGAAAAACCAAATCCTTTATCTGAATGAAGACAAACCCATGCTTTTCCCAACATATtcagccctcccctctcccttccttccagtgACACCAGATGGGCGCAATGGAACCGTCAGTGCCAGGCTCCACCCTCTGTGGACACCCTCTACACCAATCCCCCAAGGTAGCACTCAGGCTTATGGAGTGTTTTTATAAACTCCAAGTTGATTGTGATGAACAGCCAGGGATGGAGACTCTCTCTCAgggctctgggctttctatttttcattctctctcaatgtcttcatacaaatgaaacaactgaacCATTTTAGGGAAGCTTCACGTGTATAtgagagaagaggcaggaagagtCTCCAAATATAGCCAAGGTTAACCCTAGTTCTCAACCTCCTAATCCAGGACAAAAAAAGGGGACAAGAAGCTCTACCTTAAATTCAAAGGGAAGCTAAGGTTTCAATGCTATTTAAAGAGTCACTTCATGTCGCGGTCGTTGGGAAGGAATGAGACAGCTGCAGAGAGCTTCACCAGAATCTCACTGATGGAGAGGtagtaagaataaaaataatagtaggaTTTGACGGGAGGAGAACAAAATACTGGATGGGCAGATCAGAAACAGAATTATCATCAGCCTCTTGgcacaaacaggaaaaaataaacacagaacaaGAAGATGCACTGACACTGTATATTAAACTTTCCTCCCCACTCTCAGGATACTTTTTACATTGCAATAAATAGTGCAATTCTAGCAGCAGGAAACAAGAAGGAACGTGGCAAGTACCCACCTCCCTCTCATATGTGTTTCAGCCATACGCTCTCTTCTTAGGTAGCACCAGTTTCCCAGGTGCTGGGTGAGAGACAGGACAGGGGGAAGAGGTCTGTGCATATACGCCTGCCCTCTGGCCTCTGGAGGTGCCTGGAGAGCTCAGCAAACCCCCCATCACGTTCCTGTGACAGACACTGGGGAGCGGAGGGCTGGCTGCTGGGCCCGTTCTTCCTCTAAGGCAACATCCTAGAAAGGCAGGGCCTGATGTGGGAGAAACATGGTCACTGACGTTCAGCCGCCTGTCTAGCTGAACCTCTAGCACTAAGACTGTGTCCTTGAAGGCCTTGTCCTAATTGGCAagaaggtggggaaggggcaAACAGCCGCCCCTTCCCTCCCGGTCTTTGTCTGACTCCGACTCCCGCACGCAGTGGTGCCGGGCTGGACCAGGCACAGACATCAGGCACGCAGACCCTCTCCACCACCTCCAGGTTCCCCCACTCTACACTCACTGATGGCCACTAAGAAACACAGTCTCCGAATAACTACGCATGCAGTTTATCTTGAGCCCTCATTCCCGTGTGTGGCAACAACAGCGCTCCCATGAGAGACCTTCTTAGCACTTCCGGATATGAGTTGGCCGAGAggttgggggggggcggggggggggggggatgggctTCTTTTCCAGGAACCTGGGTCAAAGGCCAGCTTTTCCACCAGCTTTACCCCTAGAAACCCTAAATACTGTCTGGGCGCTCTCTGCAGAGTTCAGTTTGAAACATGCAATCATAACTTCAGTGACAGTCAACTAAAAGGCAGCATCTTGATTAGGCAGATGtgctccagaaaaaaaaagcaaaacaggtggaaaaagagaagacactgaAAAGGGGCAGGTGGCAGGGCAGACACAGCAGACCTGTGCCGAAATGCAAAACACCAAGTGGTCTCCACAGCTCAGGCCACTGCTCCACCTTCTCAATTCATTCCAAGAAAAACTAGCCTGgagcaagggggaggggaagagtagGGAGCACAGTGTTTggtaacaaaaatagaaatggttggtgagaaaagaggagagagggataCCTTTCTAATCAGTATGAAATGCCCAGGGCGATGACCAGCAAAGACGGGAGGCACCTAGGGACCCTGTGAGGCATCAACTATGGAACCAAGTGTTTCTAACAGAGAATCCAGGGCCTGACCGCTCGACACCTGCCTTCACCTGCCCTAACGTCTGCAGCAGCACCTCTGGCTCAGACAGGGAGCAATAGAGAGTGTATCCCAATTCATCTATTTCCTCAGGGGTGAGCTCTGCAAATAAGTTCACCTTGGGGTTTAGGGCACTGGGCAGGACTCCGGCCTCCAAGTAGCTGATCAGTCCCCTCAGGGCCTGCAGGAATCGGTCAGCCAGCACATCGGGAGACCAGTCAGCCTCCTCCTGGGCCACGTGGAGGATGACGTTGGTGAGCTGGCTGGCAGTGAGGTGACCCAGGGCCGGAGTGGACTTGCACACGGCCTTGAGGATCTTGAGGCACAGAGAGCGGCAGCCAGAGTCGGCCTGGTCCAGAGCCCGCAAGCGCGCCGTCTCGGCAggacgcaggctcagccgccacaGGTTGTCATACTGGGCTAGCCGGTGTGGTTTGGCCACCAAGACAGTGTCACCAAGGGTCACCGATGGCAGGAAGTCAATGACGAGATGCCTGTCGCGCTCATACTGCACTTCCAGAGTCAgagcctctgggggtggggccggtCGAATCACATAGTCCAAGAGGGACCCGATGGCCGGCCAGTTGATGGAGCCAGCCACTACCTTTTCGAACGTGTCTGCCACTGTCTTTGGAGAGAGGTAGCCCCCTACTACACAGCGGTCCCAGTAACTACTACCACGAGGAAAGTACTCTGGGTTCTCCCGGCGAACCAGGAAGAAGCCGGGGATGTTCATGATGGTGTCCTCTCCGGGGATACACGACCACAGGTTCTGCTCCAGCACAAGGGGCACGATGAGTTGGATGTGGTCGGCTGTCACCACCTGGTGGAGAAGAATTAAAAAGGTGTTGAGGGATTTAATCTGCTCAAGAGCCAAGTTTCCCCAAACACAGGTCCCACCATCTTATATCCCCCCGCAACAAAAAGGGGAACTAAGAATTCTTCCACGTGACCATATCAGTTCAGAGTGTGGATTTCAATCCAGGTCAGTCGGACACTGGCGCCCGTGCTCATTCCACACACCACGTTGCCTCTGGACACAGAAGTACACATGACATCCCCCAGGCCTTGACGGCTCGAAGGAAAGCCAGAAAGGAAAGATAGGGACAAGAATATAGGAAGGAGGAGGCCTCTGACAGCTTCCTAGAAGTTGTGAGTATGACTAAAAACCAAAAAACGTTAAAAGGCAGGGATCTCCAAATGCTACCGCAGTATGTGGAATTCAGACGCAGTAGGACTAACCTTTCTGGCAAGCCTGCGAGACTGATCTCCTGTACCAACAGCCCTACTGAGAAGCATCCTGGTCAGTACAACCCTGCCCTTCGTAAGAACCCCCTGCTTACCTGCAGGTCATCATAGAGGCTGCCACTCAGGTACATGTCCCGAAGTGGCATGTCAGGCAACTTGGCCCGCAGGAAGCTCCGGAGCTCGGCACATATGTCCACGGCAGCTTGCTTGGCCCGAGCCTGCTCGCCAGCAGGGATGGCCGCCCGGTTCCGGTAGTAAGTAAGAAGTTTCTCCTGCAGGGACATGCGGAGTCGTGACTTCTTCAAGTCTACCTGGCCCTTCCTGGCCAATGGCTTGGGCCGGGGCAGGCAGAATGTATCTGCCAAGGCAAGAGAGAGAGGCACGTGAGCTCTTCCCATGCTTGCTCATCCATGGCTGCCTCAGCCCCAAAGGAGACGGGCTTGGCACAAAAGGCTAGCATGGTGCCCGGCACATATGTCCCTAAGAAATGTGTTGAATGTATGAGTAGCACTGAGAGCCCCGAGGTCAGTCCCAGAAGGGGTACCAGCCTTCCTCACCTGTGTCAAAGGCCGAGGAGCCTGTGGGAAGGGCCTGTAGGGACCTGCTCAGGCCTGTCTTCATGTCCTTGTTGAGCAATCGGGGGGAGCCCATCCAGTTTGGTTCTTCCCAGCTCCTTTTCCCTGAATGGCTCAGGCGGGTGGGGCTGGTAGGGGCACTGATTGCCCTATCATACATCTGAAACAGCAGAGAGGACCCAGCACATGACCTTCTTTCCTGTTTCCCTCCTTCCCAGCAGCTTTGCCTTAATGAGTTCAGCTACTATTTTtcaataactttgttttattctaGATTATGGAATAATTTGCTCTGCACAGAAAATCTCCGGAAATACTAAATgatataaataagaaacaaatttatCCATAATGTCATAACCCAGAGATAATggttaatattttggtatatttctttctgaaaatatatatttgtgtaattaCGATCCTCCTCTATATATACttttgaaaactgattttttttacgTATCATTTTTATCACTCCCCCATATCACTAAAAATGAATCAGTGTTGAACATTATAGTACAATTTCTAACTATACAACACTGTACTTTATGAATGTACTGTAATGTGAAACACTGATCCATTTAACAAATACATCACCGAATGGCCACTCTGCGCCAGGAGTTGTTCTAGGTGCACAGAATAAAGCAGTGACCCAGAgaccccatccctgccctcttGGAGTCTGCAGTTTAGCAGAGGAATACAGGCAGTACATAATCAACAAGCTAAACCATGCAGATACAGGCGTTAAGGAAAGTACAGCAGgaaggagaaataggaaaaatgtgTGGTGGGAGTCCTGCTATTTTAAATAAGGTAGTCAAGGAAGGCTTTTTTGATTATTTGCAATTTTTCACTCGCTGGGATAAACCTTTTATTTGTATCTCCAACAGTTTCTTTAGGGTGGAGTCCTAAGAAGTAGACTTACTGAATCCTCTTAAGGTCTCGTCTAGTAATGCCAAATCACCAAGTTACATTTCCATTAGCAGTATCAATTCTAAGTCAGCTCCACTCGGCAGCCTCACCACCTCTCCAACCTCTGGCTGAGTGTACTTACCCGCTTAACCGCCAGTGTAGCAATGCCCAGCATGGCtgctccacccacccccagcaccaGCCGGGCATTGGAGAGCACAAAATCAATGGCCGTCCCGATGCCATTATCATCCTTCTTGCTTTTGCGCTCACCAGCGGCTGCCATTGCTCCCCTGAGGAGGAAGGCAGAACACAGCCATCACCACCTTGGACCTTGGGAAgcagccctcctcctccctcccccatcaggCCAGTCCCCAACAATTTCAGGGTACTCTGTGAGTTCCAGGAACCCTAGCACTCCATGTTCTAGGGTCAGGAGGGAGGTATTGCGTCCCTTGATGTATCTGGATGCAAGGCAGAGGAAATGATCATGCTAGTCATGGGAAAGCCTCCCCACCAATCTATTGAGATTACAGAGAGCGATAATAAGCTCACTGTCAACCCTTTCTCGTATGAGAGTGAAGTACCCCGCCCCCACGCAATACAACCCTCCGGACCCCTCCCCAACATTACAATGCAGATCATATTTTGATCCTCTGACCACTGCTTATGGAAGGTTAGACCTGAGAAGGTGTAAATTAATTAGAGACCCATCTAATCCCATCACATCACTTCACATGTAGGGAGGTGACTTGCCAGAGGTCCCAGAGAAAAGGAATGACAAAGCCATATGCAAAACTCAGGCCACCTCTCAACTCCTAGCACGATGGTTTTTCTACTGTATCATGTTTCCCCTTACCCAAGTCAAACTGTTCCTATTCTATGTATTTTCTGCGAAAACTAATAACAACACCACAGACTAAATACCCTGGCACACGGAGACAAAACTACAAGTCCACATGTGAGAAAGAGCCAAAGAAGAAGAGAACGCTGTGGACAGGCCCACTTGACAAATGCTTTGTTTCTTGGGGCAAGTGTGCAGGGGCACCACAAGAAGCTCAGGTGAGCCTGGCACTGTGACAGAGACTGAGAATAAACAAAACAGTCACTGCAGACTCAGCTGTtaactggaaaacaaaatttcCACCTGCTCAAGTGTGCTTggaaaatgaactaaaaatgtGGTCACCTAAGCGGAGATCATGGGCACAAGGCAGAAGAGGCTGGCCTCCGTACAGTGCTGGAGCGAGGCGAGCACGCTTTTGCTCCCGGGCAACGACGGGGTCATCCTGACTGAAGTTCCCCTGGTCTCCCAGTAAGCCCATTTCCCATGCAGTTAGAACCCTGGGCCTGACCCAGATAAAGGATGGCAAAGTGGCTCAAATCTGAGCACTGCTTTTAACACTGCTACCCCTCCTACCGCCCGTGTCCTGTACGCCAGGAACCACGTAGGGAAAAACAGTTGTTTACCATTCACCAATATACCTAGAACGGGAGGACAGAGAGGGACGAGATCACTGGTGCATCTTCCAGTGCGAAGTAGCATTCTTTCTAATACCCTTACAACTGGGTATCGCTAGTGTCGCACGTCATGCCCCTGGCCTCCCCTGTCAACGAGAGAAATATTTCTGCCTCTACTTATTCCAGCAATTGAGTTAACTAAGAGTCGCTGTCGatcccaaaattatttttttcccaactaGAGTTCACAACCATGgcacttttcttttctccacctttTACCGTTGACAGGAGCTTCAGGTTTAGGGACATAATGAGAAACTGCTTGGCCAAATGAAATATACTCCCACTTCAAATGCACAGAGCAAACAAGGCTGAGGAGAAGAGTTAAACTCTGTATTTACAGGTAGGGTCAGGCAAGAACTCTAGTCATCCTCCCTCCAGTGGCCACTGAGACAGAGATGGGACATAAACTCATCTGAGGCAGAGTAATCCAATCAGGACAAAGGTGATCATTACACAGTTCCCGATACAAAACCATGACCACcgttttattgcttttaaaacaaaagaacctTTAGAGATGTATTTACAATAGGGAGGACCACCCTCTAAATCAGGGgaccccaacccccgggccggtagtggtccacagcctgttaggaaccaggccacacagcaggaggtgggtgGTGGGCAAACGAGGagagcttcatctgctgctccccgtCGCTCCCATCACCGCCTGAGCCATCATCATCCTCCGCCCCCGCCTGGGCCCGGGTAAAAATTGTCTTCCAACCGGTCC is part of the Phocoena sinus isolate mPhoSin1 chromosome 10, mPhoSin1.pri, whole genome shotgun sequence genome and encodes:
- the MIEF1 gene encoding mitochondrial dynamics protein MID51 isoform X2 — encoded protein: MAAAGERKSKKDDNGIGTAIDFVLSNARLVLGVGGAAMLGIATLAVKRMYDRAISAPTSPTRLSHSGKRSWEEPNWMGSPRLLNKDMKTGLSRSLQALPTGSSAFDTDTFCLPRPKPLARKGQVDLKKSRLRMSLQEKLLTYYRNRAAIPAGEQARAKQAAVDICAELRSFLRAKLPDMPLRDMYLSGSLYDDLQVVTADHIQLIVPLVLEQNLWSCIPGEDTIMNIPGFFLVRRENPEYFPRGSSYWDRCVVGGYLSPKTVADTFEKVVAGSINWPAIGSLLDYVIRPAPPPEALTLEVQYERDRHLVIDFLPSVTLGDTVLVAKPHRLAQYDNLWRLSLRPAETARLRALDQADSGCRSLCLKILKAVCKSTPALGHLTASQLTNVILHVAQEEADWSPDVLADRFLQALRGLISYLEAGVLPSALNPKVNLFAELTPEEIDELGYTLYCSLSEPEVLLQTLGQVKAGVERSGPGFSVRNTWFHS
- the MIEF1 gene encoding mitochondrial dynamics protein MID51 isoform X1, which gives rise to MRGAMAAAGERKSKKDDNGIGTAIDFVLSNARLVLGVGGAAMLGIATLAVKRMYDRAISAPTSPTRLSHSGKRSWEEPNWMGSPRLLNKDMKTGLSRSLQALPTGSSAFDTDTFCLPRPKPLARKGQVDLKKSRLRMSLQEKLLTYYRNRAAIPAGEQARAKQAAVDICAELRSFLRAKLPDMPLRDMYLSGSLYDDLQVVTADHIQLIVPLVLEQNLWSCIPGEDTIMNIPGFFLVRRENPEYFPRGSSYWDRCVVGGYLSPKTVADTFEKVVAGSINWPAIGSLLDYVIRPAPPPEALTLEVQYERDRHLVIDFLPSVTLGDTVLVAKPHRLAQYDNLWRLSLRPAETARLRALDQADSGCRSLCLKILKAVCKSTPALGHLTASQLTNVILHVAQEEADWSPDVLADRFLQALRGLISYLEAGVLPSALNPKVNLFAELTPEEIDELGYTLYCSLSEPEVLLQTLGQVKAGVERSGPGFSVRNTWFHS